One Pichia kudriavzevii chromosome 3, complete sequence genomic window carries:
- a CDS encoding uncharacterized protein (PKUD0C06380; similar to Saccharomyces cerevisiae YNL169C (PSD1); ancestral locus Anc_2.83), with the protein MFKQLPRPKLPFWASSPSGSTILGTASLKNTATSHPFSCTTIRAAAQNPHKNDNAKAIKTIINFANKRKPFQAFVFITLGALLFISIKDFQQTSIYNQNDLDLVRPTSWPLYLYSYLPLNTISRLWGSFNNITLPKGLREPTFKFYSYLFNVKLDEMLDPNLENYKNLGDFFYREIKPSCRPIDYNALLVSPSDGKVLKFGNVNADGTIDQVKGFSYNLKALLGDSTSQKVAHSQSIDFNHQDKDHDEVYQLEQEFLSHLENNTHKVSTPQPQSAQRSLITFSHEGERSILHPTTREILNATTALTPSGEETDLFYTVIYLAPGDYHRFHSPVTWVSTIRRHFVGELYSVAPYFQNTLNNLFVLNERVALLGYWKHGFFSMTPVGATNVGSIKLNFDKDLVTNTRHQNGKKSKKNTCYEAHYNNASPTLKGQPLFKGEEVGGFRLGSTVVLVFEAPKNFKFNLQEGQIVKMGQKIGDVENS; encoded by the coding sequence ATGTTCAAGCAACTCCCCCGCCCAAAGCTGCCCTTTTGGGCCTCGAGTCCTTCAGGTTCGACAATTCTAGGAACCgcttcattgaaaaataccGCTACAAGCCACCCATTCTCATGCACAACTATACGAGCTGCTGCACAGAACCCACATAAAAACGACAATGCCAAAGCCATAAAGACCATCATTAACTTTGCCAACAAGCGGAAACCTTTCCAGGCATTTGTGTTTATCACTTTAGGTGCTTTGTTATTCATCTCAATTAAAGATTTCCAGCAAACTTCAATTTATAACCAGAACGATTTGGATTTGGTGAGACCTACCTCATGGCCTCTGTACTTATATTCGTATCTGCCCCTGAATACCATATCCAGATTATGGGGGTCCTTCAATAATATAACGTTACCTAAAGGTTTAAGAGAACCTACTTTTAAATTTTATTCCTATCTATTCAATGTCAAATTAGATGAAATGTTAGATCCAAATTTGGAGAATTACAAAAATCTAGGCGACTTCTTCTACAGAGAGATCAAACCTTCTTGTCGTCCAATAGATTATAATGCCCTATTGGTTTCCCCCTCTGACGGTAAGGTTTTAAAATTTGGTAATGTCAATGCAGATGGTACAATAGATCAAGTCAAGGGATTCTCTTATAATTTGAAAGCACTATTGGGCGATTCCACCTCACAGAAAGTGGCCCATTCGCAATCCATCGATTTCAATCACCAGGACAAAGATCATGATGAAGTTTACCAGTTGGAGCAAGAGTTCTTATCTCATCTTGAGAACAATACTCATAAAGTTTCAACACCTCAACCACAATCTGCACAGAGGTCTTTGATCACTTTCTCGCACGAAGGTGAGAGGTCAATATTACatccaacaacaagagaaaTCTTGAATGCCACTACAGCTTTAACTCCTTCTGGTGAGGAAACAGATCTATTCTACACTGTCATCTATCTAGCCCCAGGTGATTATCATAGGTTCCATTCTCCCGTAACTTGGGTCTCCACTATACGTCGCCACTTTGTTGGTGAATTATATTCAGTTGCTCcttatttccaaaatacTCTCAATaacttgtttgttttgaacGAAAGAGTTGCCTTATTAGGGTATTGGAAACATGGGTTTTTCAGCATGACTCCAGTAGGTGCAACTAATGTGGGATCAATTAAATTGAATTTCGATAAAGATTTGGTGACCAATACAAGACACCAAAACGggaaaaagtcaaaaaaGAACACTTGCTATGAAGCTCATTATAATAATGCATCGCCAACCTTGAAAGGTCAACCTTTGTTTAAAGGTGAAGAAGTAGGTGGATTCAGACTAGGCTCAACTGTCGTGCTTGTCTTTGAAGCTCCGAAAAACTTCAAGTTCAATCTACAAGAAGGTCAAATTGTCAAAATGGGCCAGAAAATTGGAGATGTTGAAAACAGTTGA
- a CDS encoding uncharacterized protein (PKUD0C06420; similar to Saccharomyces cerevisiae YIR026C (YVH1); ancestral locus Anc_2.660), with translation MTGSCLKKKNNSGVKFFSDLYLLKNLCLHKSWIPTFPIEDNMTEDPKLYRALGPVFISSIEPLLSGKDLIDTNHIKTIISVTKSDIPQKYKTSPYVHLQVPIDDLDSEIIFPYIEQVNKLVKETIYKPTSKEVVIKNDGKFKPELSGNAVLIHCQSGISRSVAFACAYLMNRHNLPLEHALHAIRRNNPEHTFLPNDGFLQQLNVYKETDWCCDVATLRKVSPRWRAYRMQYLIAPQINRLNSGGNGGDNSFSVVEQANEKDDENWFGFKCAKCRALLASSSVYLPHLPPYEKDDKQMYFTKTVYKRKRVIDRQTGHNECTHVFTEPLQWMKEKITNNEELEGRLDCYKCNTKVGGWNWKGDRCSCGKWIVPAIHLLKSKIVQVDKNNRLILQSDNRAV, from the coding sequence ATGACGGGATCTTGcctcaaaaaaaaaaataatagtGGAgtcaaatttttttcagatcTATatctattgaaaaatttatgTTTGCATAAAAGTTGGATACCTACATTTCCCATAGAAGACAACATGACCGAAGATCCTAAATTATACAGAGCACTAGGGCCAGTATTTATATCATCTATTGAACCACTTCTAAGCGGTAAAGACCTAATCGATACAAACCATATCAAAACAATCATCTCAGTAACCAAATCAGATATCCCACAGAAATATAAAACATCACCATATGTACACCTACAGGTCCCTATTGATGATTTAGATTCAGAGATAATTTTTCCATACATTGAACAAGTAAATAAGCTagtcaaagaaacaatcTACAAGCCCACTTCGAAGGAAGTGGTGATTAAGAATGACGGAAAATTTAAACCTGAGCTCTCAGGCAATGCAGTTTTAATTCATTGCCAATCAGGTATTTCCAGAAGCGTGGCATTTGCATGTGCATATCTTATGAATAGACATAACCTGCCGTTGGAGCATGCATTACATGCaattagaagaaataaTCCCGAGCATACATTTTTGCCAAATGATGGTTTTTTGCAACAATTAAATGTTTACAAAGAGACTGACTGGTGTTGTGATGTTGCAACGTTACGTAAAGTATCACCACGATGGAGAGCGTATCGTATGCAATACCTTATTGCACCTCAAATAAACAGGTTGAATTCTGGTGGTAATGGAGGGGACAACAGCTTTAGTGTTGTTGAGCAAGCAAATGAAAAGGACGATGAAAATTGGTTTGGATTCAAATGTGCTAAATGCAGGGCACTACTGGCAAGTTCAAGCGTCTACTTACCTCACCTACCACCCTATGAAAAAGATGATAAACAAATGTATTTCACCAAAACAGTGTACAAACGGAAGAGAGTTATTGATAGACAAACGGGGCATAATGAATGTACACATGTTTTTACTGAACCTTTACAATGGATGAAGGAGAAAATTACcaataatgaagaattggaagGCAGATTAGACTGTTATAAGTGTAATACCAAAGTCGGAGGTTGGAACTGGAAAGGTGACAGGTGTAGTTGTGGCAAATGGATTGTCCCTGCTATTCATTTACTCAAGTCAAAAATTGTACAAGTTGATAAAAACAATAGATTGATTTTGCAGAGTGACAACAGGGCTGTTTAA
- a CDS encoding uncharacterized protein (PKUD0C06400; similar to Saccharomyces cerevisiae YPL172C (COX10); ancestral locus Anc_8.710) has product MMPRQLFGVNPVWKSFSRDISSTRTLSFHLNLNGFSLYYSNNLMSGNSLNFSKKQNNSSCLRFTPNYRFAAITRSLTSGTSSSQSPSSASPVSKVSNICHPPAQANAHIPFQVKLKDQKKDTRSVLELYQQGEIKNLKQLFNPYMALTKPNLTFLIMLSSICSYTLAPGSADVSKFVFLTIGTLLASGAANAINMGREPNFDSQMVRTSARPVVTGLVKPHEAFKFAAITGTLGCSILYLGVNPIVAALGATNIVLYSWLYTSLKRKSILNTWVGAIVGAIPPLMGWATCSSLADPGAWCLALLLYAWQFPHFNTLSHNIKDEYKRAGYVMTAFVNPKLNARVALRYSLLMFPICFAMVYYGVCDSYFVFDSSILNAWMSYTSFKFWLQQRHNYSSKVLQSGGPSTNDINMANVWAKKTFWSSIWHLPIVMILAMLHKKGQWDRFFGDPNQEELKP; this is encoded by the coding sequence atgatgcCGAGGCAGCTCTTTGGCGTAAATCCCGTATGgaaaagtttttcaagGGACATATCTTCAACGAGGACTCTTTCCTTTCACCTGAATTTAAATGGGTTCTCACTATATTACTCAAACAATCTAATGAGTGGCAACAGTTTAAACTTTTCTAAGAAACAGAACAATTCATCTTGCTTGAGATTTACACCAAATTATAGATTTGCAGCAATAACAAGATCGCTAACATCAGGAACTTCAAGCTCTCAGTCTCCATCTTCGGCATCACCAGtatcaaaagtttcaaatatCTGCCATCCACCAGCACAAGCTAATGCACACATACCTTTCCAggtaaaattgaaagatcaaaagaaagacaCCAGATCCGTATTGGAACTATATCAACAGggagaaataaaaaacctAAAGCAATTGTTTAATCCATATATGGCTCTGACGAAACCAAATCTAACCTTTTTGATCATGTTATCATCCATCTGTTCCTACACTCTAGCTCCTGGTTCAGCAGATGTGTctaaatttgtttttctaaCAATTGGTACACTCCTGGCATCAGGTGCAGCCAATGCAATCAATATGGGTCGTGAGCCAAACTTTGATTCTCAGATGGTTCGAACCTCAGCAAGACCGGTTGTCACAGGACTAGTGAAACCACATGAAGCATTCAAATTTGCTGCAATCACAGGAACCTTAGGATGCTCGATATTATATCTAGGAGTTAACCCCATTGTCGCCGCTTTGGGTGCCACCAACATCGTACTTTATAGTTGGTTGTACACATCACTGAAGAGGAAGTCTATTCTAAATACATGGGTAGGTGCAATTGTTGGTGCTATTCCTCCATTGATGGGTTGGGCCACATGCTCATCTCTGGCGGACCCTGGTGCTTGGTGCCTAGCTTTATTATTATATGCATGGCAATTCCCTCATTTTAATACTCTAAGTCATAATATCAAGGACGAATACAAACGTGCAGGTTATGTTATGACAGCCTTTGTCAATCCAAAACTAAATGCTAGGGTTGCATTGAGATATTCCCTATTGATGTTCCCAATTTGTTTTGCAATGGTTTATTATGGAGTCTGTGATTCATATTTTGTTTTCgattcttcaatcttaAACGCTTGGATGTCCTATACTTCATTTAAATTTTGGTTGCAACAACGTCATAATTATTCTTCCAAAGTGCTGCAAAGTGGAGGTCCAAGTACCAACGACATAAACATGGCCAACGTTTGGGCGAAGAAAACGTTCTGGAGTTCCATCTGGCATCTACCAATTGTTATGATCTTGGCGATGCTGCACAAAAAGGGACAATGGGATAGATTTTTTGGGGACCCTAACCAAGAAGAACTCAAACCTTGA
- a CDS encoding uncharacterized protein (PKUD0C06390; similar to Saccharomyces cerevisiae YOR261C (RPN8); ancestral locus Anc_8.711), translating into MPVVETTNTSNTVMAPFPASGNPPLTVSIAPLVLLSVVDHFERVVRANDTSVVSSSKRVVGVVLGDNSNADNIRISNSFAIPYEEDPTNPDIWFLDHNYIDSMMEMFKKINAKEKLIGWYHSGPKIKKNDLKINNVFKQFTPNPLLLVVDINSNNKIDIPTDCYMAVEEINETGSSSTTTFIHYPSIIEAEEAEEIGVEHLLRDIRDENRGNLTIALSNNFKSLKSLNEKLSNIVRYLSKVISGQLPVNSTILGKLQDIFNLLPNISQITDSTASNSNNSIDSQIYTHERKLATSFNVKTNDQLMIMYVSSLVRSIIAFHDLINNKIENKERNEVDQPQGVKNTKNGEPLEEQDSKNGQKKNAAGDKDK; encoded by the coding sequence ATGCCTGTAGTAGAAACCACCAATACCAGCAATACCGTCATGGCGCCATTTCCAGCGAGTGGGAACCCTCCATTAACGGTGTCAATTGCtcctcttgttcttttatCTGTGGTTGATCATTTTGAGAGAGTGGTACGGGCAAATGACACATCGGTTGTGTCGTCTTCAAAGAGAGTCGTTGGTGTCGTTTTGGGTGATAACTCCAATGCAGACAATATCAGAATCTCCAATTCCTTTGCAATTCCATATGAGGAGGACCCGACAAATCCAGATATTTGGTTTTTGGATCACAATTATATTGATTCCATGATGGAAATGTTCAAGAAAATCAATGCCAAGGAGAAATTGATAGGATGGTACCATTCGGGACCAAAGATTAAGAagaatgatttgaaaattaacaatgttttcaaacaattcacACCAAATCCTCTCTTGTTagttgttgatatcaattCAAACAACAAGATCGATATTCCTACTGATTGCTATATGGCAGTAGAAGAAATCAACGAGACTGGATCTTCATCTACTACAACATTCATCCATTATCCGTCTATTATCGAGGCAGAAGAGGCAGAAGAAATTGGTGTTGAACATCTACTAAGAGATATTCGTGATGAAAATCGTGGTAATTTGACGATTGCtttatcaaacaatttCAAGTCATTGAAATCCTTGAATGAGAAGTTATCGAATATAGTCAGGTACTTATCCAAAGTCATATCTGGCCAATTACCTGTGAATTCGACCATTTTGGGGAAACTACAAGATATATTCAACTTGCTACCAAACATTTCTCAAATCACAGATTCAACTGCTAGTAATTCAAATAACTCTATTGATTCTCAAATATATACACACGAGAGGAAACTTGCCACCTCTTTTAACGTGAAAACAAATgatcaattgatgattatgTATGTGAGTAGTTTGGTGAGATCCATCATTGCCTTCCATGACttgatcaacaacaagatAGAGAACAAGGAGAGAAACGAAGTTGATCAACCTCAGGGGGTGAAAAATACCAAGAACGGGGAACCTTTGGAGGAACAAGACAGTAAAAATGgacagaagaaaaacgCCGCTGGCGATAAGGATAAATGA
- a CDS encoding uncharacterized protein (PKUD0C06410; similar to Saccharomyces cerevisiae YIR025W (MND2); ancestral locus Anc_2.659) has product MYIPSVLATGIRTTWLNEDPSTSNGRFGLLSNNEHQDPSQRNVVATRKSEFPPLSCYSASQPMPLYMNKTSQRVYRKLKTLKLNSDLDGSNNENTFESIEQLSLELGNRINHTAELSTWGYKWIAPLGVGKTMSQLLEEEKMQKLEEFVDVEGFEHEDVQPPGESMSVDATDHPADEDNTHLMTENFGQMHRTTAPSNANDNFTIDGTTEGSISRSNILSLNGGYQDDAQPRQQMAEGEERDLDAELSDHDVSGYEEHDAFYGDEDYDEEVIHEDEGAEEDSDVGNHAIHEDFQESEIERGSFDFISGNDRPLLQSSFDEERNPLPIKKQIKPNHIPEDGYFMAFEDYQNDHSILESNNGNPSKFRNVSIDGGSMRVRGELVEVLDSANLTTPTTTNSFLGNLNQDTGNTTAGSDNDSDLEMTID; this is encoded by the coding sequence ATGTATATTCCCAGTGTGTTAGCCACAGGAATACGGACGACATGGCTCAATGAGGATCCATCAACGAGCAATGGGCGCTTTGGACTTTTGTCAAATAATGAACATCAGGACCCCAGCCAAAGAAATGTTGTTGCGACCAGAAAATCCGAATTTCCTCCACTTTCATGCTATTCAGCGTCCCAACCTATGCCCTTGTATATGAACAAGACATCCCAGAGGGTTTATAGGAAActaaaaactttaaaacTGAACAGTGATCTCGATGGCTCCAATAACGAGAACACATTTGAAAGTATTGAGCAATTAAGCTTGGAATTAGGAAATAGAATAAATCATACAGCTGAACTGTCAACATGGGGCTATAAATGGATAGCGCCTCTTGGAGTCGGTAAAACGATGTCTCAGCTtttggaagaagagaaaatgcaaaaacTAGAGGAGTTTGTAGACGTTGAAGGTTTTGAACATGAGGATGTTCAACCACCTGGAGAATCTATGTCTGTCGATGCTACTGACCATCCAGCCGATGAAGACAATACGCATCTAATGACGGAAAATTTTGGACAGATGCATCGTACTACAGCACCTTCGAACGCTAATGATAATTTTACTATTGACGGTACAACTGAGGGCTCCATTTCAAGAAGTAATATCTTAAGTCTGAACGGTGGGTATCAAGACGACGCACAGCCACGTCAGCAAATGGCTGAAGGAGAAGAGAGAGACCTAGATGCTGAACTTAGTGACCATGATGTCAGTGGCTACGAAGAACATGATGCCTTTTATGGAGATGAGGATTACGATGAAGAAGTAATCCATGAAGATGAAGGCGCTGAAGAAGACTCCGATGTAGGAAATCACGCAATACATGAGGATTTTCAAGAgagtgaaattgaaagaggttcctttgatttcatttcaGGTAATGACAGGCCACTATTACAAAGCagttttgatgaagagcGGAACCCCTTACCAATAAAAAAGCAAATTAAACCAAATCACATACCTGAAGATGGATATTTCATGGCATTTGAAGATTATCAAAACGATCATAGTATCTTAGAATCAAACAACGGAAACCCAAGTAAATTTAGGAATGTGTCTATTGATGGAGGATCAATGAGAGTCAGAGGAGAATTAGTGGAGGTATTGGACTCGGCAAACCTTACCACACCGACCACGACCAACTCATTCTTGGGAAACTTAAACCAAGATACAGGAAATACCACTGCAGGTAGTGATAACGATTCAGATCTTGAAATGACCATCGATTAA